One Heterodontus francisci isolate sHetFra1 chromosome 13, sHetFra1.hap1, whole genome shotgun sequence genomic window, AAACTCTTCCTTCCCCAGCACCAACATCCCTCATCTTGATGAACacaatagataaaagcaaaatactgcggatgctggaaatctgaaacaaaaacaagaaatgctggattcactcagcaggtctggcagcatctgtggaaagagaagcagagttaacgtttcgggtcagtgacccttcttcggaatagatATGTGTGCGCACACACAAAAATGGATACAAGAGCTATTTCAAAATGCCAGCTAAAAAACCCTTGCAGCACATAAAATCAATACATTTTATATGATAGAAGCAGAAAATAGAATGTCAAGATATCTTTCCTTAAAATATAAGCTATTATCTAGGTATTATATCCAGTTGGGAAAGGGGTCAAAGCACACGCAGTTGAGAATTTTCAGATACTTTTGCATGTACAGATGGTATATATTTTAAGAGTATAGTGGAATCTCCATTAACATTCACTTCAATGTGAACAGAAGTTCAGCTGCACTGAGATAAACTGGATAAACTGGATAATTGGAGTCCCCAAATTTTGATCTGCATGAATCAAAGCAATACACTGCACATGACTGAAGTTGAATTTAATCTTGCTTGGGCTGCAAGGTGAATTTGTGTCAAAGAGGTTGCTGTTCAGGAATTGCACAATGAGGCTACATTTCATAAAAGGCTTTGCCCCACAAAATTTCTTGCAGATCGTCAGAAAAATAGATAATGGAGGTTCTGCAGTCTGATTTTAAACCCAAATCTTCCGACTGATATACCCTGTTCAAATGAATATCCAAATCTGTTTGCACTAGTCAGGGACAAATTACAGCAGATTTAAAGTATAAAGAATGCAGTTGGGATGCAAAGAACAGCTCCCAATCTCTAGGATTGAAAATTCTATCCTTTCAAATCTGTTGCATTCCCAAGAATTTTTCTGCTCATCAATCCTTAATGATGGCAATGTTTATTTTTCCTTGGGAAAGAAAAATGCAATCCATTTTGGGCAGTTTATTGAGCTAGAGGCTTAAACTTCACTAATTTACTCACTAAAAGCATACCCATTCATGCAGTAACCCCAAATGAAGTGTTTCTCATCCTGGATGTTTGAACATGACCACTACCACACCTAGAGCACAGCAACCTAACCAACCGTTAATCTGTGAATCTCATATTTGCAGGTCATCTGCAGCATTTCGATTCAATCAATCACCCAAAAAGATGCACTGAGCCCAAAACAGCATGAGTTGAAGATATTACATAGCAGGTATCGAAAAATGACCAAGTTTACATGGCATTGCAGGAATCATTTTAGAAATCTGAAACAGTTGCTGTGATGTAGATCTCTCCCTGTAGTACAATACAGCAAATGCAATTTGAACAAATGAGATGTCAATTTGCTACAGAAGTATGAATTGTAATTTCAACCATCTCTGGTCTCTAGCTTTGTGGTCATGTGAGAAAGTGTGTGGTCATCTCCCCTTCTTAGGTTTCATCTGTGATAGAAATACCCTATTTTTCAAATAAGATGAACAAGAAGTCAGAAAAGCACCCAGCAAGTTCAAAGTCACACCTAGCTTATGATCCTTGTCTCAACTTTTAGCTTAAAGTTAAAGATAAAAAAACGCTCCCAGTTCTATTGAATGTTATCTGCAAATCTTTAGTACAACTAAATATTTGGACTATAAAACAGATGTTTCCATGTTGTTGTACTTGACTTACAATTATCTTACAGTGCAAATCGCACTATCACCCTGATGCAGCTTTAAATCGAAACCAAGACAAACATCTGAGTTTTGAAATAAGACAATGTAGAaaagatttggggggggggggagtgttgtgctCAAGGTGAATGGTGACCTATGGAACATTTCACTACCATTGACATTTGTATCAATTTCAAGCAATGCCAGAGTAGGTACAGCAATGAATGGGTTTGAATGAGTTGTAATTATTGATctattcagttggtagcactctcgcctctgagtcagaaggttctgggttgaagtcccattccagagatttgagcacaaaaatctagattgccactccagtgcagtatgaagggagtgctgcactgtcggaggtgccgtctttcggatgaggcattaaacagaggccctgactgctctctcaggtaaaagatccaatggcactattttgaagaagagcagagaagtcatccctggtgtcctggccaccatttatccctcaatcgtgaTTATATTATCAAGCCATTattacactgctgtttgtgggaacttgctgtgcacaaattggctgtcacattttctacaacagtgacaacagccaataaagtacttttttgaagtataAAGCACCTTGTGACGTCCTGAAAGGAGCTTTTTAATTgcaagtattttacttttatttactcTGCTCCAACAGCACACCCAAGAAAAGCAACATCTAATGCACCAGACTGAAATATTCCATTTCCGACATCAGCCATTTTTACATCAGAGCAAGCCTGCTAATTTAGTACTCAATAATAAACAGCTCTGCACTGTGGATTCATGATTACTATTAACTGGCCTTGGACTATAGTCTCATGTACTATCTTCATTGCCATGAGAATGGAGGCAGTGTACCTTGGATTTAACCCAGGATTCAGAATGAGTGACAACACAACCCAACCTGTTGAGATAAAGATTCACACCTGAAATAGCTGAACAGTGACCAGGCTTCAATTTTAGTAATTTAAATAGCAGCTGAGATAGTCAAGGTAAGCTAATAGGTGCAAAAATATGAAAATATCATGGTTTGCACTTGACATGTTTAACGACATTCAAAACACAGCACAATACTATATTTCTACATTTCCCATTTGAACAAAAACTAAATGTAACTAGGAAAAAGCATTAGGAAATGTCATTTTGGAATGTGTCAACTGGTGCTGAAGACCCCTTCACTTTTGAGCCCAAAGTTTGCTAACAGAATTAGGGTCCAGTATTGTCCAATCACAGGAtcttaaaattaaattaaaatagcTTTTCTCAATTATCTCCTctttcttccctcccctcctctattGAAGGCACTGACTCTTCCCAGAATCAATTCCATATGTCTAATATTAAGCCCAAGTGATGACTCATCAGGTGGGAGACAAGACTATGAAACGCAGCTAGCTATTCCATCATACGGGGCATCACAAACAATAATGATACTGCTCTTATCTACATTTTTAGaagtggtcactggatagtgattggAAGTAAAAATTCCTGACTGATTTTCCTCCTATCTAGTCCAATTATTGTGCTGTGATTGCTGCCTggctgagaataactaacacagcaGACTAAAAATCAACCTCAGATTTTAGTCATAAATGAGTTGGAGCCTTTATCCGCTATCACTCGGGAGCTCTCATATTAATGGTTGATGCAAAAATACTGaacactttttttattctttcatcgacgtggatgtcgctggcaacgccagcagttggtgcccatccctaattgcctttgacaactaagtggctttctgggccatttcagataaaagtcaaccacattgctgtgggtctggaggcacatgtaaACCAGATCAGTTAAGGACattagatttccttccttaaaggacattagtaatcCAGTTGGGTTttcacgacaatcgatgatagtttcatggcatattattgaggctagctttcaattccagatttgtattgattaattgaattaattaattaagtgaatttaaattccaccagctgccatgttgaGTTTTGAActggtgtccccagggcattaacctgggcctctgtattactagtccagtgatattaccatggCGCCACCATTTCCTAGAACTGCATAATATGTTAGAAATTACAACATTTGCTTATTCTCCTCTTTTGGATAAATAGGTAATTGCGCCCAGGTTTCTGACAAAAACACAGTGGTACTTTGAGAAAGGGCATAAATGTAGCAGACACAATCAACTTCTAGTTTTCTCTGATACTGTGGAGAAATAGATAGCCTCCATTTGGACCCTGTGAATGGTGCAgccaaaaattttttttttaaattctacaaATATATTACATGTGCAAACCCAGCAACCTACCACTTAACGTTGTTGAGCAACTAATGGGATTGAAGagcctgatacatatatatatatacacaaataaTATATAAGCAAAACCAGGAGTTTCAATATAAAAAATCATATGGGGTTAATTGGAAAACATTGAATATACTTTTTTTTGTTTTTGGTTACAAGTATTTAGCAATGACACCATGCATATGAAAGAGGTAGTTCATGTTGAGTCCATTTTCTTTCAAAGGTTAAAATTAGTAATTCAATTGCGTATTAAAATCAAATCCATATCGCATCAATACACACATTTAGTTAATTCAAAACAATCCATAACAAAATACATATATTAACTACCTTGTGTAAGCAGGTGTCCACCACCCAGTTGCAGACTTTCTCAAGGTCATCCGTTATCTCTAGTCTAGATCTAGCGAACTCACAGAGCTCCTCATTGGACATCACATCCCAAATGCCATCACATgccagtataataaactcatcttcTTCTGCTCTAAGAATTTCATACACTTCAGGTTCTGGAGATACCAGCTGCTCTGTAGGCCCCTTCCCATCGACACACTTGTAATCATAGTCCCCCAGTGCTCGTGACACAGCTAGTGACCCATTAACTCGCTGTATCATTACACTGCCCCCTGCATTCTGGATTCGCTCTTTCTCCCTTGGGTTGCAAGGCTTATGATCCTGTGTTGAAAAGCAAAGTTGTGCATTTCTGTACAGAACAGCTCTTGAATCACCACAGTTGATAAAGTATGTGTGCTCTGGGGAGATCATGACTGCTACAGCTGTTGACCCACTCCTGTCCATGCCATTTCTCAGCTCTGAAAAATTACGCATGTACTCATCAATTTTCAAAAATCCAGTTCTGATACCACTCTTGACATGTTCTATGGTAGGTTCAATGGGATACCCAGACACATTTGTGCCTCTGAAGTCTTCATTACTTGTTATGTGTTCAAGTAAGTGCTTTGAGCAGTAGTTTGCCACTCGAGAGCCTGCATGACCATCATACACTGCGAAGAAGGACCATGTGTCCAAGCCTTGAGGAATGCCAACAGTAGCTGTGTGAGCATCTTCCATTTCCACTCTCCAACCCTGCATGCTGCTAAGGCCATAACGCAAGTCATTCCCAGCACCATGTGCATTATGTTTCTCTGTTTTTGGTTTATCCAAAAATGCACCCATTTTTCACTTTCCTGAAAGAAAACAAGAGACATACAAATAACGAGTTATTTGTAAAATCAAAATCATGAACAAAACTCTTCAGTTGGGAAAATATAGCACATGTCCAAAGGGTAAAACATTTGTGTTTAACTTTGCATTATTCTGTCTAATATTTGCTTTCCCCAATGACTATAGAAATGTCAGTAAACAGAAAAACTCTTCCATGTAAAACAAGATCTATTGTTCCTGCCCAATTTCCAAACCTTTCCATATACCTCAACAGAAATGCAATTGTAAAATTGGAGTTACTACAAAATAAGTAATTACACATTCCTCCATATTCATGAGTTATGAGAAATGTCCATGGCCATGACTAAACATGCATAGGATCGTAAAATCTTACATACATTAATAATAAACCAGAGAAaaacacaaggactctcagttttaAGTGAAAAATTAGCACTGTTCGCAAAGGAAATATTTCTGACGCTCATGCAAATCCTAACAGCAAGACAGACTGAGCTTGCAAGCTACCAACTATCCATAATCATTTTTTTGCAGATGCAGATCATTCTTTTAAAGAGCATTTAATTTACAAACTTTATTTTTAAATACCACAATCTGAAGTGAAAAACAAGATTAGATATTTTGACATCACTGCCCGCAAAACTTAATTTGCCTAAAAAAATTTGCACAAGTATTAACTTTTAATTGGATTTAGATAGTTGAATTTTAATGGGCTGAATGGTAGTTTCTCTTCAGACTTACTTCAACTTAACTCTGCAAGGTCAGTGGATGTTATGGGGTCGCCAACAGTATTTTCCTCTCAGAACTATAATAAATAACATCCCTAATCTCCTTTTTAAATTGCCACATGTAAAATATTGCATATATTGTTCACAAATTCTTCCACAGAAAGATTTCCATAAAATCCAGACTATAAAGTAAAAGTTTCTAAACCATTCTCAACTATCATTAAAATAACTACCAGTGCTGCACAATATGAACAAAATGCTTACGGTCAAGAATCAACAGAAAGAAAATCTCAATTTATTTTACAAAATTCTCTTAACATGCTTTAAAACGTAAGCAAGCGAATGGAAAAATGTTCCTCTTCTCTCCTTCAGATGTGTTAAAGGGGCAGGGTTCCATATTGTGCATTAAACTTAAAACTTCAAATTAGTATAAAATGTCTTCCAATTTATTCATACTGTACAAACCAAATTTACAAGAATAATCTAATACAAGGTCCATAAATCACTCACTGGTCCATCATATAACTAGCTCCTTGTAAATCACTACTCCAGCAGTATGAGGTAATACATAACCACCAAGGGAAAGGCTACTATTTATCCTGATTAAGTACAAAGAGATCTTCACTGAGGAGTaaccagtttgataggtaaattggccattataaattgcccctagtataggtaggtggtaggggaatatagggacaggtgaggatgtggtagggatatgggattagtgtaagattagtataaatgggtgcttattggtcggcacagactcggtgggccaaagggcctgtttcagtgctgtatctctaaatctaaatcataaaTCTAAACTAATTTTGGTTGACAGTGTAACCATGAATAACATGGCCATTATTGTGATTCCACGGGATTATGTTAAAGGTAGAATGGTAATACTGGAAAATGTCAGCTTCCAACTGCCAGAAACTGGTCTCAAAAATGTTAATGCCATTATAAGTAATTTTACTAAATTTGAAACATTGACTAATATGCTTCATATGGCTCCTGTGTATTCACAGAGTGGAAGGAGCAATTCCCTTGTACAATATGGGATATGTAAAAATAAGTTTACTACTTAAACAAGAATTAATTTATCTGTTTTTGGGGAAAACGAAATACCCAATTGTACAATATATACAAAACTGTGGGAATCTAATCAATCTGCATGACAACCAAATGAAATAACTTTGTCAAACGTGTAAGTGGAAACATTGCCAAACAtcacagaatagataagggaaTGAGGAGGGGGCAAGTGACAGAAGGACAGGCAAGAAAGCACGACATACACGCACACAAATACGCAGGGACtacagagacacagatagacatGTGCAAAGACAGCACCCAGCTGGCCTAAAAACAGTAATATGTCTTAAGTGCTGCTTAACCTGGGAAGCTCAGAGAAGAGTCAAATCTTTAAAACACAAATTAGCCCAGTGCAGAGGTGGCCAGCTACTTCTTCAAATAAAGTGGGTCAGATTTATCTTATCTAGGCTATTCATGTGCACACCTTTGAGTCACAGATTACGTTAAACACCCTGTCAGCATATAAAAGGTCCAAGAAATAGGGAATGCACATGCATAAGTATTTACTGGCTGGAataatgtgaatctgtagaacttcACAACTCCACTTGAAATTAACGTAGCATTTAAGATATCAGCTGTCCAGCTGGATTACACCCTTGCAATCTTTCCTGCTTGCACCTCAATTCCCTAACAATCTTCTGGACTCCATAAATGCATAAAAAGGAACAGTGCCCTGCTATTTCCAAAATCAAACCAAATGAAACTTCTGAAATGACATTGTTACAATCAAAAATTATTATGGGAGCACTGGGAAGATACGGTGTTGATTCTTGTTTGTTAGACAAAGATAGGGCAACAGTTGCACAATGTAATTGGCACAGCATTTCCCAGCTTAGGGAAACAGAAACACATACATCCATTTTTTCACTCCAAATCACAATCCAGCAGAGTTTCTAAGGACATTAAACGGGGACAAAGTCAAGAGTTCCCTATAATGGACTTGATAGATAACTCGCTGACCACCCACGCTCGTGCTAAAGGAGAGCTCTTCTGGCAAGGTACTGGAGGGCTGCCACCACCTAGGTAGCTGTATTTCCTTTAGAATAGCAGCAAGCGATGAAATATCAGGTAAAGGCAAAGcaagaaaaaaaaattacagaaatTGGAAGCAACCAGGCAAGATAGAGGTACATGGCCAGAAAGCAGACATAAGCAAGAGAAAAGGAGATAGGAAAGCGCAAAATAATCAGCCAGCAGGAAACTAACAGGAGGAAGGGTGGGAATAGAAAGATGCTGGCAACTATGCATGTGAAGTGTCATTGGGAAAAAGCACACACAATATAGGTTCACTTAGACATGCATATGGAACAGAGTATTGTGATCGAGTGTCAATTATTCATTTTTTAATTTACTAATTCTGTATAATATCTCATCAGTAAATAGTAACCCACTAATTTCACCCTGACTATAACAGTGTGACATCTACCACCTTTCAGAGTAGACAGGGGAACATGGTGGGCATCCTCTTTAGTCTTGAACATAATACACCATAGTCAAGGAGTAACTGTCAGTCCTGGCATACGAACCTGCTCACAGCAATGCTGTTACATTTTCTCAACAGTTTTAATCAAAGCACTTCACCACAAATATGTGTCTAAATATCTAAGATCTGAGTGAATTGGGAAATGTGCCATCTCACATCCAACAACGTAGCATATTCTTCGAGTGCTGGACTATAAACAGTAATTGGTTGAAAACTCATGTGACGTATTGGTTAGCACGTCACACAATATTGCACTATTAAACTATGGGATGTAAAAAAACAATCTGTGAAGTTCAACAATCTACAATAATAACGGACAATACAAATATTTTCCATCTCTCCCACCAATGCAAATATATGAACCAGTATTACATTAGAATCAAACTCCTCTAAGTGACATCTCAAATGGTTCTGTATTTAAAAACTTTTAAAAGATTTTGATGAAGCTGAAGTTTACCTCGACTCATTCCCACCATTTTAACATGATGATCCAATTCCAGGTCTTGGtatatttaaaatgcagaagtatagTTTATACTGCCACACTTAATTTTATTCCTTTTGAAATATACTTCTTCCACTCCTTATATAGCCCTTCTTTAGAGCTTGAGCAGGTAGTCTAGGCTCATAATACAGTGCATGTTATGTTGTCAGAGGTGCtggcttttgaatgagatgttaaatcaaagtTCCATCTGCCCGTTCagttggaggtaaaagatcccacggtactATTCAAAGGGGTAGGAggtagggagttctcccagtgaagGATAAATGCTATCCCAGATGACCAACACCACAAAAAAAATTAACAAGATATTTCTTCCGTGTGCTGTTTGTGAACCTTGGGCCTGGCTATTTACAAactgacttcaaaagtacttcaatggctctgAAACACTTTGAGTTATCCTGAGGATGTAAAGGTGctattaaaaaaaaagctttttttaaaaaaaagcatctcCCTCCTCCTGCCAGAAGAATAGCAAACCACTGATGAACTGTAACAATTCAccaaatcatagaattatagaaagtttacagcacagaaaggggccacttggcccatcatatctgtgccagccgaaaaacgagccacccagcctaatcccaccttccagccgtagccctgcaggttacggctcgaggtgcatatccagaccttttaactgagttgagagtttctgcctctactcccctttcaggcagtgagttccagacctccagcaccctctgggtgaaggaaAAAATTCCTCAtcccccctctaatctttctaccaatcactttaaatctatgccacctagtcAACGAccactaaggtaaataggcccttcacatccactcacaattttgtatatttcaatcaaatcgcccctcagccttctctgttcgaagaagaacaaccccagcctatccaatctttcctcatagttgcatttttccagtcccggcaacatcctcataaatctcctctgtaccctctctggtgcaattacatcctttctgtattgaggtgaccagaactggacacagtactcaagttgtggcctaaccaattatTTATactgctccagcataacctccctgctcttgtattctatacctcg contains:
- the ppm1ba gene encoding protein phosphatase 1B isoform X2 translates to MGAFLDKPKTEKHNAHGAGNDLRYGLSSMQGWRVEMEDAHTATVGIPQGLDTWSFFAVYDGHAGSRVANYCSKHLLEHITSNEDFRGTNVSGYPIEPTIEHVKSGIRTGFLKIDEYMRNFSELRNGMDRSGSTAVAVMISPEHTYFINCGDSRAVLYRNAQLCFSTQDHKPCNPREKERIQNAGGSVMIQRVNGSLAVSRALGDYDYKCVDGKGPTEQLVSPEPEVYEILRAEEDEFIILACDGIWDVMSNEELCEFARSRLEITDDLEKVCNWVVDTCLHKGSRDNMSIVLVCFPNAPKVSEEAVKKDAELDKYLESRVEEIMLKPSEEGMPDLVHVMRTLSMENIPNLPPGGGLASKRSVIEAVYNRLNPHRDDDGGSADLEDPW
- the ppm1ba gene encoding protein phosphatase 1B isoform X1, whose amino-acid sequence is MGAFLDKPKTEKHNAHGAGNDLRYGLSSMQGWRVEMEDAHTATVGIPQGLDTWSFFAVYDGHAGSRVANYCSKHLLEHITSNEDFRGTNVSGYPIEPTIEHVKSGIRTGFLKIDEYMRNFSELRNGMDRSGSTAVAVMISPEHTYFINCGDSRAVLYRNAQLCFSTQDHKPCNPREKERIQNAGGSVMIQRVNGSLAVSRALGDYDYKCVDGKGPTEQLVSPEPEVYEILRAEEDEFIILACDGIWDVMSNEELCEFARSRLEITDDLEKVCNWVVDTCLHKGSRDNMSIVLVCFPNAPKVSEEAVKKDAELDKYLESRVEEIMLKPSEEGMPDLVHVMRTLSMENIPNLPPGGGLASKRSVIEAVYNRLNPHRDDDGDPTGADEGGTRPGKLLETLRQLRINHRGSYRHLMEEMLANYRLAQIQGEASTTEQAASTAVMPARESETRLRADEETRPENVN